From Gemmatimonadaceae bacterium, the proteins below share one genomic window:
- a CDS encoding GxxExxY protein: MAKLTHYPRRGAEKPLGCATQRRRETTCGHVLSEECLNRELSSAGLKIDRQPALNVAYDGADLHRTFRPDFVVNSEVVVEVKAGAHILPVHQAQLLTYLELSGHERGLIINFNTAQLIRGVKRLILTRQHC; the protein is encoded by the coding sequence ATGGCTAAACTGACCCACTACCCACGCAGAGGCGCAGAGAAACCGCTTGGCTGCGCCACGCAGAGACGCAGAGAAACCACTTGCGGGCATGTGCTGTCAGAGGAATGTCTCAATCGCGAGCTTTCCTCGGCTGGCCTCAAGATCGATCGCCAGCCCGCGTTGAATGTCGCATATGACGGGGCAGATCTTCACCGTACTTTTCGTCCCGACTTCGTCGTCAATAGCGAGGTCGTGGTCGAGGTAAAGGCTGGCGCGCACATTCTGCCGGTGCACCAGGCACAATTGCTGACCTATCTGGAGCTCTCCGGCCACGAGCGCGGGCTGATCATCAACTTCAACACTGCCCAGCTCATCCGCGGCGTGAAGCGCCTGATACTCACGCGTCAGCACTGTTAG
- a CDS encoding DUF4388 domain-containing protein, which produces MAIRGNLNDASLPDVLQLLAMGNKSGTLSLTVPASGGTICFESGRVCHASVTGRNLGTEDSVFVMFKWSDGSFSFEPGVRPPAGAHLVSVDPQGLLLEGARRVDEWSLIEKRLPSFDVVLALDRQQLLRNSIALSDEQQQLLPLIDGHRNVHELMRVSKMGEFDVGKALFGLLSGAFLIQVGALEPAKPVVQESVITEHRNLGIAFYKARMYSDAAREFRRIAELRASDASAAFYLGLIALRESRWNDAATAFQRTAVSAPRAAAVLINMAYAYERLGQLEKARLTLELVISRSSRPEPLAHLGLASLSLQRGDLDTAMRTLEAARTAWGGSAPPAVWFHYAGVEAVMRGEPERSASLLAEGVSRYPASAVLLNNLSVAQEACGNFDDARRALERAVQTDCAMPQLYRNLGDSLGRQGRAEEAEAAYRRAAAASAGAR; this is translated from the coding sequence ATGGCGATCCGCGGCAATCTGAACGACGCGAGTCTCCCCGACGTTCTCCAGCTGCTCGCGATGGGGAACAAGTCGGGCACGCTGAGTCTCACCGTGCCGGCATCAGGCGGGACCATCTGCTTCGAGAGCGGAAGGGTCTGCCACGCATCCGTGACCGGGCGCAATCTCGGGACGGAGGACTCGGTGTTCGTGATGTTCAAGTGGAGCGACGGCTCCTTCAGTTTTGAGCCCGGAGTCCGCCCTCCCGCTGGTGCGCACCTCGTCTCGGTGGATCCGCAGGGACTGCTGCTCGAAGGCGCTCGTCGTGTGGACGAGTGGTCCCTGATCGAGAAGCGGTTGCCGAGCTTCGATGTAGTGTTGGCACTGGATCGCCAGCAGCTGCTGCGAAACAGCATCGCGTTGAGCGACGAGCAGCAGCAGCTGCTTCCGCTCATTGACGGCCACCGCAACGTGCATGAGCTGATGCGCGTCTCGAAGATGGGCGAGTTCGACGTTGGAAAGGCGCTCTTCGGCCTGCTTTCCGGAGCGTTCCTTATCCAGGTCGGCGCGCTCGAGCCGGCGAAGCCCGTGGTGCAGGAGAGCGTGATCACGGAGCACCGCAATCTCGGCATCGCGTTCTACAAGGCGCGAATGTACAGCGACGCCGCGCGCGAGTTCAGGCGTATCGCCGAGCTGCGGGCGAGCGATGCGTCTGCGGCTTTTTATCTCGGGCTCATCGCGCTGCGCGAGAGCCGGTGGAACGACGCGGCAACCGCATTTCAGCGGACGGCTGTGTCGGCGCCCCGCGCAGCCGCCGTGTTGATCAACATGGCCTATGCGTACGAGCGCCTCGGCCAGCTCGAGAAGGCGCGTCTTACCCTCGAGCTCGTCATTTCGCGTTCATCGAGGCCCGAGCCGCTCGCTCACCTCGGGCTCGCGTCTCTCTCTCTCCAGAGGGGCGACCTCGACACGGCGATGCGCACGCTCGAAGCCGCAAGGACCGCGTGGGGCGGCAGTGCGCCGCCCGCCGTATGGTTTCACTATGCGGGCGTCGAAGCCGTCATGCGCGGAGAGCCGGAGCGCTCGGCGTCTCTTCTTGCCGAAGGCGTATCGCGGTATCCGGCGTCGGCAGTGCTGCTCAACAATCTCTCCGTCGCGCAGGAAGCATGCGGCAACTTCGACGATGCGCGGCGCGCACTTGAGCGTGCGGTGCAGACCGACTGCGCGATGCCTCAGCTCTACCGGAATCTGGGCGACTCTCTCGGCAGGCAGGGACGCGCCGAGGAGGCGGAGGCGGCCTACAGGCGGGCCGCGGCGGCGAGTGCGGGCGCGCGCTAG
- a CDS encoding roadblock/LC7 domain-containing protein: MMQQFESVVARLQRQQGVTGVMLVGIDDGMVIAGDAGPGRDADSAAALAASLFRRTRAAASDAGLGEATFVRLEADRGHLCATARGDVVIVTVASSGINLGRLRLEMLSAVETL, translated from the coding sequence ATGATGCAGCAATTCGAATCAGTCGTGGCGCGATTGCAGCGCCAACAGGGCGTGACCGGCGTCATGCTCGTCGGAATCGACGACGGAATGGTGATCGCCGGCGACGCCGGTCCGGGGCGCGATGCGGACTCCGCCGCGGCGCTCGCGGCCTCGCTGTTCAGACGAACGCGCGCCGCAGCGTCGGACGCCGGCCTGGGCGAGGCGACTTTCGTCCGGCTGGAGGCCGACCGCGGACACCTTTGTGCAACCGCGCGCGGAGACGTTGTCATCGTCACCGTCGCGTCGAGTGGTATTAACCTTGGGAGGCTGCGGCTCGAGATGCTCAGCGCAGTGGAGACGCTATGA
- a CDS encoding DUF4388 domain-containing protein translates to MAIEGPLQDIGIHDVFQLLDLARKSGQLTVRSAARDNEGRVYFDSGAVVHATMRDNPHTLGALLRKAGKVSDRELQTATAAQAAGDGRLLGEILIANGAVTRRDVERYMRQQIESVVFDLFSWNEGTFSFADGSEDNVRGDASVRVSIEALLMEGARRIDEWSRMGDRIPSAAVVPRLASPREASESFIDLRPAEWEVLALIDGRHSLRDIAAELAVSEFEVAKTVYGMLSTELIEMTPERAEAAA, encoded by the coding sequence ATGGCGATCGAAGGCCCGCTTCAGGACATCGGCATTCACGACGTCTTTCAGCTTCTGGACCTCGCGCGAAAGAGCGGCCAGCTGACCGTACGGTCGGCGGCGCGCGATAACGAAGGCCGGGTGTATTTCGATTCCGGCGCTGTCGTTCACGCGACGATGCGCGACAATCCTCACACGCTTGGCGCGCTGTTGCGCAAGGCGGGGAAGGTGAGCGACCGCGAGTTGCAGACGGCGACGGCGGCGCAGGCGGCAGGCGATGGCCGGCTCCTCGGAGAGATACTCATCGCCAACGGCGCGGTGACGCGCCGCGACGTCGAGCGCTACATGCGCCAGCAGATAGAGAGCGTGGTGTTCGATCTGTTCTCATGGAACGAAGGAACGTTTTCATTTGCCGACGGCAGCGAGGACAACGTTCGGGGGGACGCGTCGGTGCGCGTGAGCATCGAGGCGCTGCTGATGGAAGGCGCGCGCCGCATCGACGAGTGGTCGCGCATGGGCGACCGCATCCCGAGCGCCGCCGTGGTGCCGCGGCTCGCCAGTCCGCGCGAGGCATCGGAATCCTTCATCGATCTCCGCCCCGCCGAATGGGAAGTGCTCGCGCTCATAGATGGACGCCATTCGCTTCGGGACATCGCGGCGGAGCTCGCGGTGAGCGAGTTCGAGGTCGCAAAGACGGTCTATGGAATGCTCAGCACGGAGCTCATAGAGATGACTCCCGAGCGCGCGGAGGCCGCGGCATGA
- a CDS encoding tetratricopeptide repeat protein has product MTAPVALAPPPREAEILRSLARRVDPADPGAQNNLGVLYFRRGMYDEAVGAFSRALALDERMRVARRNLEIAYGEAGLLERRVAELEARLVDAPDDIGLLVESGIAEKTAGHLDDAEAKFHRALTHDPDSSVLHFFLAEIFYNRGLGEEALRFLRRSIDLNPANPDAHYLAGFILGDLGRVEEAREANRRAVALNPSLTRAQANLSLEGRRSPSEPASNARSDAQGATRSGRAHLTLALALRLKGYHAEALRECRAALDAGEDPAAALEAIASLHLLLGQPHQALEAYDRSLAVNAENPRVWNQRGVALYLMGRSNDAEESFRRCVGDVTSYAAAQNNLGAVLWDAGDVREATNCFRRAARDDRGLQSARLNLALALFRQGHFQLALDAYRNVLRDQPEHPVAWNGTGRVLLEFGEFAEARDACVRAIQSDPNLAAAHQSLSMAFSGLGDEEAATECAERARELDPRSLPQTMILEMDAAENVAAIPQGSIAATAVPDYTLAADYLSKRLYDRALAEIRRAMGRGADEKEGMVLLGKCFAARGEYEVAEREFVAVLGAVPADDAAALELATVYRAMGRPSDALRRAVGLLRANVYHFAALVVLGESLLDLKRTRDAARAFARVLKFNPNHAVARKYSGLASSETR; this is encoded by the coding sequence ATGACCGCTCCGGTCGCACTCGCGCCTCCACCCAGGGAAGCGGAGATTCTCCGCTCTCTCGCGCGGCGCGTGGACCCGGCCGATCCGGGCGCGCAGAACAACCTTGGTGTGCTCTACTTCAGGCGCGGCATGTACGACGAGGCAGTCGGCGCGTTCTCGCGCGCGCTGGCACTCGACGAGCGGATGCGCGTTGCGCGGCGCAATCTCGAGATCGCCTACGGCGAGGCAGGTCTGCTCGAGCGGCGTGTCGCCGAGCTCGAAGCGAGGCTCGTCGATGCTCCGGACGACATCGGTCTTCTCGTCGAAAGCGGCATCGCTGAAAAGACGGCCGGCCACCTCGACGACGCGGAAGCGAAGTTTCACCGCGCGCTCACGCACGACCCCGACAGCTCAGTCCTGCATTTCTTTCTTGCCGAGATCTTCTATAACCGCGGCCTCGGCGAGGAAGCGTTGCGCTTTCTTCGTCGCTCCATCGACCTCAATCCGGCCAACCCGGATGCCCACTACCTCGCTGGATTCATACTTGGCGACCTCGGGCGTGTAGAGGAGGCACGGGAAGCCAACCGGCGCGCGGTGGCGCTCAATCCGTCGCTCACCCGCGCGCAAGCGAATCTGTCGCTCGAAGGGCGCCGGTCGCCCTCCGAACCAGCGAGCAATGCGCGATCCGATGCTCAGGGCGCGACGCGCTCCGGCAGAGCGCATCTCACGCTTGCGCTCGCGCTGCGACTCAAGGGCTATCACGCAGAGGCATTACGCGAGTGTCGCGCGGCGCTTGACGCGGGTGAGGATCCGGCCGCTGCGCTCGAGGCGATCGCGAGCCTGCATCTTCTCCTCGGCCAGCCGCATCAGGCCCTCGAGGCGTACGACCGCTCGCTCGCCGTCAACGCGGAGAATCCGCGTGTCTGGAACCAGCGCGGTGTGGCGCTCTACCTGATGGGCAGATCGAACGACGCCGAGGAAAGCTTCAGGCGCTGCGTGGGTGATGTCACGTCGTACGCCGCAGCTCAAAACAATCTCGGAGCTGTGCTCTGGGACGCGGGTGACGTGCGTGAGGCGACGAACTGCTTCCGCCGCGCCGCGCGCGACGATCGCGGGTTGCAGAGCGCGCGCCTCAATCTCGCTCTGGCCCTCTTCCGCCAGGGACATTTCCAGCTCGCGCTCGACGCGTATCGAAACGTCCTCCGCGATCAGCCGGAGCATCCGGTTGCGTGGAACGGGACAGGACGCGTCCTGCTGGAGTTCGGAGAGTTCGCGGAAGCGCGCGATGCGTGCGTGCGCGCGATACAGTCCGATCCGAATCTCGCTGCCGCGCATCAGAGCCTGAGCATGGCGTTCTCCGGTCTCGGCGACGAGGAAGCGGCGACGGAATGCGCCGAGCGTGCGCGCGAGCTGGATCCGCGATCGCTGCCGCAGACGATGATTCTCGAAATGGACGCCGCCGAGAACGTTGCGGCGATTCCCCAGGGCAGCATCGCGGCAACGGCGGTTCCCGACTACACGCTCGCCGCGGACTACCTCTCGAAGCGTCTGTACGACCGTGCACTGGCGGAGATCCGGCGCGCGATGGGGCGCGGCGCGGACGAGAAGGAGGGCATGGTGCTGCTCGGCAAATGCTTCGCCGCGCGCGGAGAATACGAGGTCGCGGAGAGGGAGTTCGTGGCGGTTCTCGGGGCCGTTCCGGCGGACGATGCCGCCGCGCTCGAGCTGGCCACCGTCTACAGGGCGATGGGCCGGCCGTCGGACGCACTGAGGCGCGCCGTCGGACTTCTTCGCGCGAACGTCTATCACTTTGCCGCGCTCGTCGTGCTCGGCGAGTCGCTGCTCGATCTCAAGCGCACGCGCGATGCCGCACGAGCGTTCGCGCGCGTGCTCAAGTTCAACCCCAATCATGCCGTTGCCCGCAAGTACAGCGGGCTGGCATCGTCGGAGACACGCTGA
- a CDS encoding chemotaxis protein CheC → MQSIETSDVYSSRKLWATMSPQRLDALKEVANIGAGHAATALSLMTGARIMIDVPTVNVAPLEELIPGIADNDSQIVSVLMDMHGSLTGHTLLALPLATGRRLADLMLRRERRPGGTLDLLEESALKEAGNILGGAYMTALSEFLGMTLLPSPPRLTVGTTQVVMEEHRRQASSAAAACCVETEFSFEEIGERFRGFFLLLPDVASFGAIFAAVRVA, encoded by the coding sequence ATGCAGAGCATCGAAACCTCAGACGTGTACAGCTCCCGCAAGCTGTGGGCGACGATGAGCCCCCAGCGTCTCGACGCCCTGAAGGAGGTCGCCAACATCGGCGCCGGCCATGCTGCGACTGCGCTGTCGCTGATGACGGGTGCGCGCATCATGATCGACGTTCCGACGGTGAACGTGGCGCCGCTGGAAGAGCTCATTCCGGGAATCGCCGACAACGATTCCCAGATCGTGAGCGTGCTGATGGACATGCACGGGTCTCTCACGGGGCACACGCTGCTCGCGCTCCCTCTCGCCACCGGGAGGCGGCTGGCGGATCTGATGCTGCGCCGGGAGCGCCGCCCCGGTGGAACGCTCGACCTGCTCGAGGAATCTGCGCTCAAGGAGGCCGGCAACATCCTTGGCGGCGCGTACATGACTGCGCTGAGCGAATTTCTCGGCATGACGCTGCTTCCGTCTCCACCCCGCCTCACGGTTGGAACCACACAGGTGGTGATGGAGGAGCACAGGCGGCAGGCATCGTCGGCTGCAGCCGCATGCTGCGTCGAGACGGAATTCTCGTTCGAAGAGATCGGCGAGCGGTTCCGCGGCTTCTTCCTGCTGCTGCCCGACGTCGCTTCGTTCGGTGCCATCTTCGCGGCAGTGCGTGTAGCATAA
- a CDS encoding chemotaxis protein CheA translates to MNTQRYTELFRAEARERMAEMNASLLALERGEGIERIAELFRAVHTVKGMSAAMGYDAVRDLSHALETLLDLLRRGAMTMTPAVIETLFEAVDMLESAVVSASQVDGVKVDVSETVAMLEAMTATVTDAELEGTNPTMEWPVMSAPPSTDSAARTSSRPTPVVSAQIVASFNVASEKTQRSVRVDAARLDTLMTLIGELVIARGRLQDIARKAANPAISEAVLHASKLIGSLQTEITTARMVPVGQAFERFERMVRDTAVSLGKKVVFEILGSDIEVDKSVLDEIGDPVMHLLRNSLDHGVETPQERRAAGKPIVARLTLSASRERSSVVIRVSDDGRGIDVQRVLDRACEVGLLEADHEPLSDAEILALIARPGFSTTSKVTDMSGRGVGLDVVATKVRSLGGGVELATDAGAGTEIRLELPMTLAIIHALLARSENEVYALPITHVVETMVLDPEMMTFENGREMLSVRGQSMPAVRLRERVGHPPRASRSGHVVVLDLPDGRMSLVVDEFVGQQEVVVKSFDAARGMPQLFNGATILTNGSPALILDAHGIA, encoded by the coding sequence GTGAACACACAGCGCTACACGGAGCTTTTCCGCGCCGAAGCAAGAGAGCGAATGGCGGAGATGAATGCTTCGCTGCTCGCGCTCGAGCGCGGTGAGGGGATTGAGCGCATAGCGGAGCTTTTCCGCGCCGTCCACACGGTCAAGGGGATGAGCGCGGCGATGGGCTACGACGCGGTGCGGGATCTGTCGCACGCGCTGGAGACGCTTCTCGATCTGCTGCGGCGCGGGGCCATGACGATGACGCCGGCCGTGATCGAGACCTTGTTCGAAGCGGTCGACATGCTGGAGTCCGCCGTTGTTTCGGCGTCGCAGGTGGACGGCGTGAAAGTGGATGTATCGGAGACCGTGGCGATGCTCGAGGCGATGACAGCGACAGTCACCGACGCCGAACTGGAAGGAACGAATCCGACGATGGAGTGGCCGGTGATGTCGGCGCCGCCGTCCACGGACTCGGCGGCACGGACGTCTTCGCGTCCAACGCCGGTCGTGTCGGCGCAGATCGTCGCGTCGTTCAATGTCGCGAGCGAGAAGACGCAGAGATCGGTGCGCGTGGACGCCGCGAGGCTCGATACGCTGATGACGCTCATCGGCGAGCTCGTCATCGCCCGCGGACGTCTGCAGGACATCGCGCGCAAGGCCGCCAACCCGGCGATCTCCGAAGCGGTGCTGCACGCATCGAAGCTGATCGGCAGCCTTCAGACGGAAATCACAACAGCGCGGATGGTGCCCGTCGGCCAGGCGTTCGAGCGATTCGAGCGGATGGTTCGCGACACCGCAGTGTCGCTTGGCAAGAAAGTCGTCTTCGAGATTCTCGGCTCGGACATTGAAGTGGACAAATCGGTGCTCGACGAGATCGGCGATCCTGTCATGCATCTGCTGCGGAACTCGCTCGATCACGGAGTGGAGACTCCACAGGAACGGAGGGCGGCGGGGAAACCGATTGTTGCCCGGCTGACGCTGTCGGCATCGCGCGAGAGGTCCTCAGTCGTCATCCGCGTCAGCGACGATGGCCGCGGAATCGATGTGCAGCGGGTGCTCGACCGGGCATGTGAAGTCGGTCTTCTTGAGGCCGACCACGAGCCGTTGAGCGACGCCGAGATTCTCGCGCTCATAGCCCGGCCGGGCTTTTCGACGACGTCGAAGGTGACTGACATGTCCGGCCGCGGCGTCGGGCTCGACGTCGTCGCGACGAAGGTTCGCTCGCTGGGTGGTGGGGTGGAACTCGCGACGGATGCAGGCGCAGGCACGGAGATCCGCCTCGAGCTTCCGATGACACTGGCGATCATTCACGCCCTGCTCGCCCGCAGCGAGAACGAAGTCTACGCCCTCCCGATCACTCATGTCGTGGAGACGATGGTGCTTGATCCGGAGATGATGACGTTCGAGAACGGGCGCGAGATGCTGTCCGTCCGGGGTCAGTCCATGCCAGCGGTGCGGCTGCGTGAGCGTGTCGGTCACCCGCCCCGCGCCAGCAGGAGCGGCCACGTTGTGGTGCTGGATCTGCCCGACGGACGGATGAGTCTGGTGGTGGACGAGTTCGTGGGACAGCAGGAAGTGGTGGTCAAATCCTTCGACGCCGCGCGCGGCATGCCGCAGCTCTTCAACGGCGCGACAATTCTCACCAACGGCTCACCGGCGCTCATACTCGATGCGCACGGAATCGCCTAG
- a CDS encoding response regulator codes for MNNTVLVCDDAVFMRTMIGDILTQAGLEVIGEADSGAQAVEKYKALKPDLVTMDIIMPEMGGIDAVREITRFDPQARVLMCSAMGQQALVAEAIQAGAKDFVVKPFQPSRVLEAVQRVLG; via the coding sequence GTGAACAACACGGTGCTGGTGTGCGATGACGCGGTGTTCATGCGCACGATGATCGGGGACATTCTCACGCAGGCGGGGCTCGAGGTGATCGGCGAAGCCGATTCGGGCGCGCAGGCGGTGGAGAAGTACAAGGCGCTCAAACCGGACCTGGTGACGATGGACATCATCATGCCGGAGATGGGCGGCATCGACGCGGTCAGGGAGATCACGAGGTTCGATCCGCAGGCTCGCGTTCTGATGTGCAGCGCGATGGGGCAGCAGGCGCTGGTCGCCGAGGCGATCCAGGCGGGCGCGAAGGACTTCGTGGTGAAGCCATTCCAGCCGAGCCGCGTTCTCGAAGCGGTGCAACGGGTGCTCGGGTAG
- a CDS encoding chemotaxis protein CheW — translation MTDQAPSAAIETEPAPALVDGEAAAPAPAVEMRRVLVFTIAGRTRCAELEAVREIVPITETTRLPGAPRYVRGLINLRGSLVTVMDAALCLYGVPAEGANASILLVERGGRVAGVIVDNVFDIQVLPAADVDGGALLDLRAMVETALA, via the coding sequence ATGACTGATCAGGCACCTTCCGCGGCAATCGAGACGGAGCCAGCCCCCGCCCTCGTGGACGGGGAAGCCGCCGCGCCAGCGCCTGCGGTCGAGATGCGCCGCGTGCTCGTCTTCACGATCGCCGGCCGCACGCGCTGCGCCGAGCTCGAGGCAGTGCGCGAAATCGTACCGATTACAGAAACCACTCGTCTTCCAGGTGCACCCCGCTACGTTCGCGGACTGATCAATCTGCGCGGCAGTCTCGTGACGGTGATGGACGCCGCGCTGTGTCTGTATGGAGTTCCGGCCGAGGGAGCGAACGCGAGCATTCTGCTCGTGGAGCGCGGCGGCCGGGTCGCGGGCGTGATTGTGGACAATGTATTCGACATCCAGGTGTTGCCCGCCGCCGATGTGGATGGGGGCGCGCTGCTGGATCTGCGTGCGATGGTGGAAACAGCTCTCGCCTGA